The proteins below are encoded in one region of Casimicrobium huifangae:
- a CDS encoding PQQ-dependent sugar dehydrogenase codes for MTRAHLLHITFAIVTALAASTAHGACNFDIDQDGALNPATDGVLIVRRLLGLGGAALVANAVNPAGLRTSATQIESHIDSMIADRSLRLDGSGNAPTALSDGLMLVRAMVGVTGTGVTTLAIAGTPPRNTWTLIRQHLNGTCGGAFANNATGPAVVTQLPATLSSPWGMAFLPDGRMLFTQRGGSMVIVSADGASKSADINPTLPNLTSAGQGGLLDVALDPDYNGSSNTRIYWTFSETGSGGSGTAVARGDLNAVTATISNAQVIYRQTPKVGGDGHFGSRLAFRSDKTLMVTLGERQTDDPAAPTSNNAQHLGKTLGKVIRINRDGTIPAGNPTFGTPGALPEIWSYGHRNPQGASMRPGSDDLWLTEHGPLGGDELNFVQPGRNYGWPLVSYGCPYSAGTNTPACRPGGTGGVHAPTYEEPATTWLPSSTAPSGLIFYNGGKFTDLGWQGSAFTGGLAGSTLWRITLNGNAFVAKEEVTVVKNLGQRIRVVKQGPDGWIYLATDSGQLLRLWR; via the coding sequence ATGACCCGCGCCCATCTGCTGCACATCACCTTCGCGATCGTCACCGCCCTTGCCGCCAGCACGGCGCACGGCGCCTGCAACTTCGACATTGATCAGGACGGTGCGCTCAACCCCGCCACCGATGGCGTGCTGATCGTTCGCCGGCTGCTCGGCCTTGGCGGTGCGGCGCTGGTCGCCAATGCCGTCAACCCGGCCGGGCTGCGCACCAGCGCCACGCAGATCGAAAGTCACATCGACAGCATGATTGCCGATCGCAGCCTGCGTCTGGATGGCAGCGGCAACGCGCCCACGGCGCTGTCTGACGGGCTCATGCTGGTGCGCGCGATGGTCGGTGTGACCGGCACCGGCGTGACCACCCTGGCGATTGCCGGCACCCCGCCGCGCAACACATGGACGCTGATCCGGCAGCACCTGAACGGCACCTGTGGCGGCGCGTTCGCCAACAACGCCACCGGTCCCGCCGTGGTCACGCAGTTGCCGGCGACGCTCAGCAGCCCGTGGGGCATGGCATTCCTGCCCGACGGCCGCATGCTGTTCACCCAGCGCGGCGGCAGCATGGTCATCGTCAGTGCTGACGGCGCCAGCAAGTCCGCCGACATCAATCCGACACTGCCCAATCTCACCTCGGCCGGACAAGGCGGGCTGCTCGATGTCGCGCTCGACCCCGACTACAACGGCAGCAGCAACACACGCATTTACTGGACGTTCTCCGAGACCGGCAGCGGTGGCTCCGGTACCGCCGTGGCGCGTGGCGATCTGAACGCTGTCACAGCGACCATCAGCAACGCCCAGGTCATTTACCGGCAAACGCCCAAGGTAGGTGGCGATGGTCACTTCGGCTCGCGCCTCGCGTTTCGCAGCGACAAGACGCTAATGGTGACGCTCGGCGAACGGCAAACCGATGACCCCGCTGCACCGACCAGCAACAACGCACAACACCTCGGCAAGACCCTCGGCAAGGTCATCCGCATCAATCGTGACGGCACCATCCCGGCGGGCAACCCGACCTTCGGCACCCCCGGCGCGCTGCCGGAAATCTGGAGCTACGGTCACCGCAACCCGCAGGGCGCTTCGATGCGGCCGGGCAGCGACGACCTCTGGCTCACCGAGCACGGGCCGCTCGGTGGCGACGAGCTCAACTTTGTGCAACCGGGGCGCAACTACGGGTGGCCGCTGGTGAGCTATGGCTGCCCCTACAGCGCCGGTACCAACACACCCGCCTGTCGCCCGGGCGGCACCGGGGGCGTGCACGCACCGACCTACGAAGAGCCGGCCACCACCTGGCTGCCATCATCCACGGCGCCCTCCGGCCTCATCTTCTACAACGGCGGAAAATTCACCGACCTCGGCTGGCAGGGCAGCGCCTTCACCGGCGGACTCGCAGGCTCGACGCTCTGGCGCATCACACTCAACGGCAACGCATTCGTCGCGAAAGAAGAAGTCACGGTCGTGAAGAACCTCGGCCAGCGCATCCGCGTGGTCAAGCAGGGGCCGGATGGCTGGATTTATCTCGCCACCGACAGCGGCCAGCTGCTGCGCCTGTGGCGATGA
- a CDS encoding APC family permease, producing the protein MQGIDSVSAIAEVAAAPTGNKLDASLGLWTLTLLGVGATVGTGIFFVMAEAVPKAGPAVIVAFILAAITAGLTALCYAELASSVPASGSSYSYARVAFGDFVAFVVAACLLLEYALAASATAIGWSGYLNNFLDNAFGWSIPEALRSPMLVAGKAGLEVHFNHFNLPPVILVVLCAILLLRGTRESALVNAGMVLLKLLVLVFFAVIAWGGFRSENFTPFFNSSGMTGVTAAAGTVFFSFIGLDTVATAAAETRNPKRTVPLGILLGLLIVTIVYMLVAVTALGAQPAAKFDGQEAGLAEILKTVTGQAWPAVVLSAGAVISVFSVTLVTIYGQTRILYALSIDRLLPPLFQRLGRRAAVPGANTVIVSVVVAIVAGLVDSGYLWDMVSLGTLVAFIVVSMAVPVMRQRAMRSGDIAAASFRVPFGPYLVPALSVLACLYIIKDLSPVTFKVFAVWMVVAVGAFLAYRRLANRGETG; encoded by the coding sequence ATGCAGGGAATTGATTCGGTCAGTGCGATCGCAGAAGTTGCAGCTGCGCCCACCGGCAACAAGCTCGACGCCTCGCTCGGGCTCTGGACGCTGACGCTGCTCGGTGTTGGTGCCACCGTCGGCACCGGCATTTTCTTCGTGATGGCGGAGGCGGTGCCAAAGGCGGGGCCAGCAGTCATCGTTGCTTTCATTCTGGCCGCGATCACGGCGGGGCTGACAGCGCTTTGTTACGCCGAGCTGGCCTCCTCGGTACCTGCGAGCGGATCGTCGTACTCCTACGCACGGGTGGCGTTCGGCGATTTCGTGGCCTTTGTCGTCGCCGCCTGCCTGCTGCTTGAGTACGCGCTCGCGGCAAGCGCCACTGCCATCGGCTGGTCGGGCTATCTGAATAACTTCCTCGACAACGCCTTCGGCTGGAGCATCCCCGAGGCACTGCGCAGTCCGATGCTGGTTGCAGGGAAGGCAGGGCTGGAGGTTCATTTCAACCACTTCAACCTGCCGCCGGTCATTCTCGTCGTGCTTTGCGCCATCCTGCTGCTGCGCGGCACCCGCGAATCTGCGCTGGTCAACGCAGGAATGGTTCTGCTCAAACTGCTGGTGCTGGTGTTCTTCGCGGTCATCGCATGGGGCGGATTCCGCAGCGAGAACTTCACGCCGTTCTTCAACAGCAGCGGCATGACCGGTGTGACCGCCGCTGCCGGCACCGTGTTCTTCTCGTTCATCGGGCTTGACACCGTAGCCACCGCCGCCGCTGAAACGCGGAACCCGAAGCGCACGGTGCCACTCGGCATCCTGCTTGGGCTGCTGATTGTGACCATCGTGTACATGCTGGTGGCCGTCACCGCGCTGGGCGCGCAACCGGCGGCAAAGTTTGACGGGCAGGAAGCGGGGCTCGCCGAGATTCTGAAAACAGTCACCGGTCAGGCGTGGCCAGCGGTGGTGCTGTCGGCCGGTGCAGTGATCTCGGTGTTCAGCGTGACACTGGTCACCATCTATGGCCAGACCCGCATTCTTTACGCGCTGAGCATTGATCGCCTGCTGCCACCGCTATTCCAGCGACTTGGTCGCCGCGCCGCGGTGCCCGGCGCCAACACGGTGATCGTGAGCGTGGTGGTCGCCATCGTTGCCGGACTGGTCGACTCCGGCTATCTGTGGGACATGGTGAGTCTGGGCACGCTGGTCGCGTTCATCGTCGTCTCAATGGCTGTGCCAGTTATGCGCCAGCGCGCGATGCGCAGCGGCGACATTGCTGCGGCAAGCTTTCGGGTGCCGTTTGGCCCCTATCTGGTCCCCGCACTGAGCGTGCTTGCCTGCCTCTACATCATCAAGGATCTGTCCCCCGTGACGTTCAAGGTGTTTGCGGTGTGGATGGTGGTCGCCGTCGGTGCATTCCTGGCCTACCGGCGCCTTGCCAACCGGGGAGAGACAGGCTGA
- a CDS encoding DUF2855 family protein, with amino-acid sequence MSEAFRFCVRRDDPAVTSLQPDPDAPAQRTLAVGEVRLRVCLFAVTANNVTCALYGDKLSFWHMFPVSGPTWGCIPGWGFGEVVESRCDRITVGERLFGFLPMGSYLVLRPGTISAQGFFDATPERADAAPILHYFLRRGQSQQAEPMDDRLFALLYPLFGVGYLLADYVATGGATGSGPLLITAASSKTAACAAFCLRRALPAADLWGLTSPSHLDFVKSLGCYDRVMAYGQASVGLRREEVTLIDVAGDARLRDALHQHYGDRLRRSISVGRAHWAEFKPPHASLPGPRPKQFWAPHYGSVRVSSAPGGLSSEQYNAGLYRAWRDFVSAVLCRPHHPPFEAVTLSGPGGIAVAWAALLDGSAEPHEGFVVQL; translated from the coding sequence ATGAGCGAAGCCTTCCGCTTCTGCGTGCGCAGGGACGATCCGGCCGTCACCTCGCTGCAGCCCGACCCCGATGCGCCAGCGCAGCGCACGCTGGCGGTGGGCGAGGTGCGCTTGCGCGTGTGCCTGTTTGCGGTCACTGCCAACAATGTCACCTGCGCGCTGTATGGCGACAAGCTCAGCTTCTGGCACATGTTTCCGGTCAGCGGACCGACCTGGGGCTGCATCCCGGGCTGGGGCTTCGGCGAGGTGGTCGAATCGCGCTGCGATCGCATCACCGTCGGCGAGCGGCTATTCGGCTTCTTGCCGATGGGCAGCTATCTGGTGTTGCGGCCCGGCACGATTTCGGCGCAGGGCTTTTTCGACGCCACGCCGGAGCGAGCGGATGCGGCGCCGATCCTGCACTATTTTCTGCGCCGCGGTCAGTCGCAACAGGCGGAGCCGATGGACGACCGTCTGTTTGCGCTGCTCTATCCGCTGTTCGGCGTCGGCTATCTGCTGGCCGACTACGTGGCGACTGGCGGCGCCACCGGCAGCGGCCCGCTGCTCATCACGGCGGCATCGAGCAAGACCGCTGCCTGTGCAGCGTTCTGCCTGCGCCGCGCCTTGCCTGCGGCGGATTTGTGGGGCTTGACCTCGCCGTCTCACCTCGACTTCGTCAAATCCCTCGGTTGCTATGACCGGGTGATGGCGTACGGGCAGGCAAGCGTGGGCTTGCGCCGCGAGGAGGTCACGCTGATTGATGTCGCTGGCGACGCTCGCTTGCGCGACGCGCTGCACCAGCACTATGGCGATCGGCTGCGTCGCAGCATTTCGGTCGGGCGCGCCCACTGGGCCGAGTTCAAGCCCCCGCACGCAAGCCTGCCGGGGCCTCGACCCAAGCAGTTCTGGGCGCCACATTACGGCAGCGTGCGTGTGTCCTCGGCGCCGGGTGGTTTGAGCAGTGAGCAATACAACGCCGGGCTATACCGCGCATGGCGGGATTTCGTCAGCGCGGTGCTCTGCCGCCCACACCATCCGCCGTTCGAAGCGGTCACGCTGTCGGGGCCGGGCGGTATCGCCGTGGCGTGGGCTGCCTTGCTGGACGGCAGCGCCGAGCCGCACGAGGGCTTTGTCGTACAACTCTGA
- a CDS encoding SDR family NAD(P)-dependent oxidoreductase, whose product MSNRKVAIITGSATGVGAATALALAERGYNVLINYSKSEAEARASDAACRAAGAETLLQRGDVASDDDCRAMVAAVIDRWGRLDALVNNAGISTFTGAANWDVLDTEVFNRIYAVNTIGTFQMVRASAPHLKQSANAAIVNVSSIAGALGIGSAVPYIASKGAVNALTLYLARELAPEIRVNAVCPGLITSRWFVDGIGQDGYEKLKAGYEQTTPLGRACTPEDVAEAITWLIEGARTVTGELMLLDSGVHLGRAARVPAASKT is encoded by the coding sequence ATGAGCAACCGCAAAGTAGCAATCATCACCGGCTCGGCGACGGGTGTTGGCGCCGCAACGGCGCTGGCGCTGGCGGAGCGGGGCTACAACGTGCTGATCAACTACTCGAAGAGCGAAGCCGAGGCGCGCGCTTCCGACGCCGCCTGTCGCGCGGCCGGCGCCGAGACCCTGCTGCAGCGCGGCGATGTCGCCAGCGACGACGACTGCCGGGCCATGGTGGCAGCGGTGATCGATCGCTGGGGCCGCCTCGATGCACTGGTCAACAACGCCGGCATCAGCACCTTCACCGGCGCTGCCAACTGGGATGTGCTCGACACCGAAGTGTTCAACCGCATCTACGCCGTCAACACCATCGGTACCTTCCAGATGGTGCGCGCCAGCGCGCCGCATCTGAAGCAATCGGCCAACGCCGCCATCGTCAATGTGTCATCAATTGCCGGGGCGCTCGGCATCGGATCGGCCGTGCCCTACATTGCGTCCAAAGGCGCGGTGAACGCGCTGACGCTCTACCTCGCCCGCGAGCTGGCGCCGGAGATCCGAGTCAACGCCGTCTGCCCGGGCCTGATCACCTCACGCTGGTTCGTCGACGGCATCGGCCAGGACGGTTATGAAAAGCTGAAGGCCGGTTATGAGCAGACCACACCGCTGGGCCGGGCCTGTACGCCCGAAGACGTTGCCGAAGCCATCACTTGGCTGATTGAGGGGGCGCGCACCGTCACCGGCGAACTGATGCTGCTCGATTCCGGCGTCCACCTCGGTCGGGCGGCGCGCGTACCGGCTGCGTCGAAAACATGA
- a CDS encoding TonB-dependent receptor plug domain-containing protein produces the protein MLSAIACTQIAAQTNNESPTETPNAQRIERVELSARPQTTVELRRQSTAAKQIYDEEEIQKFGDVSVNDVLKRLPGVSLGGSGPALRGLGSYTRVLLNGEPAPPNFDLNNLNPSQVKRIEVARAATADQTAEAIGGTINIILKEPPRSRTVEAQARVSYQYDNPAAGFNVTWGERIQGSTAFNLPLSYFEWNNFNAVRTTTTVAAATPAAGASTPAAIGTRSSEQHPHGRGYNFSPSLNWKIDEASSLNTQAFINQGRWHWSDIATERRVISGQPVFADDSRNFGNWLNARLGTTYTNSFDGDQRLEVKASVQYNANDFTARAFRDGGERRLTYGESRNPSVNLSGQYSRLVADAHTVTGGWNFEWRDWIGRSRTTELGVPLLPIYEDQDVEARVSRYALFVQDDWEVSKRLAAYAGVRAERIETRSKGVGDQQDSVAASVVTPMFHLKYKLDEKGEHLFRSSLTSTFKAPEPMQLLARPQVSSLYTDLTRPNDALSADRIGNPTLKPELATGFDLAYERYFPGGGVASATVFYRRVQDLIRNRTTLETVSWASVPRYVTRPVNFDSANTFGLELEARGRAGTLLPFAFDTKTPLDLRASLNFYESRVRGVPGPDNRLDRQQPWSATFGLDYMLTGVLPAPIRMGGSLSFTPGYRTQQTAEQSIEFARSRSVDLYANVPLGRTMSVRLVANNVAPLASENTTAYGLQSATYTVSRPRTWYGIILSVKG, from the coding sequence GTGTTGTCCGCCATTGCCTGCACGCAGATTGCCGCGCAGACCAACAACGAGTCACCGACGGAAACGCCGAACGCGCAGCGCATCGAGCGCGTGGAACTGAGCGCGCGCCCGCAGACCACGGTCGAACTTCGCCGACAGTCCACCGCAGCGAAGCAGATTTACGACGAAGAGGAGATTCAGAAATTCGGCGACGTGAGTGTCAACGATGTGCTTAAGCGCTTGCCAGGTGTCAGTCTCGGCGGCAGCGGACCAGCCCTTCGCGGCCTTGGCAGCTACACCCGCGTCCTGCTCAACGGCGAACCGGCGCCGCCCAACTTCGATCTGAACAATCTCAACCCGTCGCAGGTGAAGCGGATTGAGGTGGCCCGTGCGGCCACTGCAGATCAGACGGCAGAGGCGATTGGCGGCACCATCAACATCATCCTGAAGGAGCCGCCGCGCTCGCGCACGGTCGAGGCACAGGCGCGGGTGAGCTACCAGTACGACAACCCGGCCGCCGGATTCAACGTCACCTGGGGTGAGCGCATCCAGGGCAGCACTGCGTTCAACCTGCCGCTCTCCTACTTTGAGTGGAACAACTTCAACGCCGTGCGGACCACCACTACGGTTGCCGCAGCGACGCCGGCCGCTGGCGCCAGTACGCCGGCGGCCATTGGCACCCGGTCCAGCGAGCAGCACCCCCACGGTCGCGGCTACAACTTTTCGCCATCGCTCAACTGGAAGATTGACGAGGCGAGCTCGCTCAACACCCAGGCATTCATCAATCAGGGCCGCTGGCACTGGAGTGACATCGCGACCGAGCGCCGCGTGATCTCGGGGCAGCCGGTATTCGCCGACGATTCGCGCAACTTTGGCAACTGGCTCAATGCGAGATTGGGTACGACTTACACCAACAGCTTCGATGGCGATCAGCGCCTCGAAGTGAAAGCCAGCGTGCAGTACAACGCCAACGATTTCACCGCCCGCGCGTTCCGCGACGGCGGCGAGCGTCGCCTGACCTACGGCGAAAGCAGAAACCCCTCGGTGAATCTGAGTGGTCAGTACTCGCGGCTGGTCGCCGATGCGCATACGGTGACTGGCGGCTGGAATTTCGAGTGGCGCGACTGGATTGGCCGCTCACGCACCACCGAGCTGGGCGTGCCCTTGTTGCCCATCTACGAAGACCAGGACGTTGAGGCACGGGTGTCGCGCTATGCGTTGTTCGTTCAGGATGACTGGGAGGTGAGCAAGCGTCTTGCTGCGTATGCGGGCGTGCGCGCCGAGCGCATCGAGACGCGGAGCAAGGGGGTCGGTGACCAACAGGATAGCGTTGCCGCCAGCGTTGTGACGCCGATGTTTCACCTGAAGTACAAGCTGGATGAAAAGGGAGAGCATCTGTTCCGCAGCAGCCTGACCAGTACCTTCAAGGCGCCGGAGCCCATGCAGCTGCTCGCTCGCCCGCAGGTGTCTTCGCTTTACACCGATCTGACCCGGCCCAACGACGCGCTGTCCGCCGACCGCATCGGCAACCCGACGCTCAAGCCCGAGCTGGCGACGGGGTTTGATCTGGCCTACGAGCGCTATTTCCCGGGCGGCGGCGTGGCGAGTGCCACGGTGTTCTACCGGCGCGTGCAGGATCTGATCCGCAATCGCACCACACTGGAGACGGTGTCGTGGGCATCGGTGCCACGTTACGTGACGCGACCGGTGAACTTCGACTCGGCGAACACCTTCGGCCTTGAGCTGGAAGCCCGCGGTCGTGCCGGAACGCTGTTGCCGTTTGCCTTCGATACCAAAACGCCATTGGACCTGCGTGCATCGCTCAATTTTTATGAGTCGCGGGTGCGTGGCGTGCCTGGTCCGGACAACCGCCTGGACCGGCAACAGCCGTGGTCGGCCACGTTCGGGCTCGACTACATGCTGACCGGCGTGCTGCCAGCCCCGATTCGCATGGGCGGCAGCCTGTCGTTCACACCCGGCTATCGAACGCAGCAAACGGCAGAACAGAGCATTGAGTTCGCCCGCTCGCGCAGCGTCGATCTGTATGCCAACGTGCCGCTGGGCCGGACGATGTCAGTGCGACTGGTTGCCAACAACGTGGCACCGCTGGCGAGCGAGAACACCACCGCGTATGGCCTGCAAAGCGCAACCTACACCGTGAGCAGGCCACGTACCTGGTACGGCATCATCTTGAGCGTCAAGGGCTGA
- a CDS encoding formate/nitrite transporter family protein — protein sequence MSELYGFDAFSPTEIAAKVNSIGVAKARLPVLRMFMLAVLAGAFIALGALYFTVVRSDASLGFAVRQVLGGVVFSLGLLLVIVAGAELFTGNNLLVMAWADGLISTREVLRNWAIVSVGNLVGAAGLALLVYLSRHPEMNSGAIGEQVVTIAATKQQMPFWTAFFRGAMCNVLVCMAVWMALAGRSVIDKAVAIVFPISAFVAAGFEHSIANMYFFPLAMLLQADGVGASVPPVTVAGFAGNLLPVILGNIAGGSVLVGLVYHLIYGKPAGREQR from the coding sequence ATGTCAGAACTGTACGGCTTCGACGCATTCTCGCCGACCGAGATTGCTGCCAAAGTGAACTCGATTGGCGTGGCCAAGGCGCGCTTGCCCGTCCTGCGCATGTTCATGCTGGCCGTGCTGGCGGGCGCATTCATCGCGCTCGGCGCGCTCTACTTCACCGTTGTGCGCTCCGATGCTTCACTGGGCTTCGCGGTTCGCCAGGTGCTTGGCGGCGTGGTGTTTTCGCTGGGCTTGCTGCTGGTGATCGTGGCCGGCGCCGAACTGTTTACCGGCAACAATTTGCTGGTGATGGCCTGGGCTGACGGCCTGATTTCGACCCGCGAAGTGTTGCGCAACTGGGCCATCGTCAGCGTCGGCAACCTCGTTGGGGCAGCCGGACTCGCGCTGCTGGTCTATCTGTCGCGGCATCCGGAAATGAACAGCGGTGCGATCGGCGAGCAGGTGGTGACCATTGCGGCAACCAAGCAGCAGATGCCATTCTGGACCGCGTTTTTCCGCGGTGCGATGTGCAACGTGCTGGTCTGCATGGCGGTGTGGATGGCACTTGCCGGTCGCAGCGTGATCGACAAGGCGGTCGCAATCGTGTTTCCGATCTCTGCTTTCGTTGCCGCTGGTTTTGAGCACAGCATTGCCAACATGTATTTTTTTCCGCTGGCGATGTTGCTGCAGGCCGACGGCGTCGGCGCCAGCGTGCCACCGGTGACGGTCGCCGGATTCGCCGGCAATCTGCTGCCAGTCATCCTGGGCAACATCGCCGGCGGCAGCGTGCTGGTCGGCCTTGTTTACCACTTGATCTATGGCAAGCCTGCCGGCCGCGAGCAGCGGTGA
- a CDS encoding sulfite exporter TauE/SafE family protein — MMMVLGLSAAVVATSFISGILGMAGGMILMGILLATMNVGSAMIVHGVTQLASNGWRAILWRQFIDRRIVVGYMIGLGLAVALFALVSLVLSRPWVLIALGATPFLTYLLPRQLELNVDRPGQPALCGFVCVAVQLLSGVSGPLLDTFFVPSKLDRKAVVATKAATQSFSHIAKIAYFGWVATSATEAVTPMLLAALVVAAVVGTSASRKVLEAMTDANFRNWTRRVVLVVGAVYLASGLWELAK; from the coding sequence ATGATGATGGTACTGGGTCTGTCGGCAGCAGTGGTTGCCACGTCCTTCATCTCCGGCATTCTCGGCATGGCCGGTGGCATGATCCTGATGGGCATCCTGCTCGCCACCATGAACGTCGGCAGTGCGATGATCGTGCACGGCGTTACCCAGCTGGCCTCGAATGGCTGGCGGGCGATTCTCTGGCGACAATTCATTGACCGTCGCATTGTCGTGGGTTACATGATCGGCCTGGGGCTCGCCGTTGCCCTGTTTGCGCTGGTATCGCTGGTGCTGAGCCGGCCGTGGGTACTGATCGCACTGGGCGCCACACCGTTCCTGACCTATCTGCTGCCACGGCAACTGGAACTCAACGTTGACCGGCCAGGTCAGCCGGCGCTCTGCGGCTTTGTCTGCGTGGCCGTGCAACTGCTGTCCGGTGTGTCCGGGCCGCTGCTCGATACCTTCTTCGTACCATCAAAGCTTGATCGCAAGGCGGTTGTCGCCACCAAAGCAGCAACACAATCGTTCAGCCATATCGCCAAGATTGCTTACTTCGGCTGGGTGGCCACCTCCGCTACCGAGGCGGTGACGCCGATGCTGCTCGCAGCACTGGTAGTCGCCGCCGTAGTGGGCACCAGTGCCTCACGCAAGGTGCTGGAGGCGATGACTGATGCCAACTTCCGCAACTGGACGCGGCGCGTGGTGCTGGTGGTCGGCGCGGTGTATCTTGCCAGTGGTTTGTGGGAGCTGGCGAAGTAA